One Gadus morhua chromosome 13, gadMor3.0, whole genome shotgun sequence genomic window carries:
- the znf740a gene encoding zinc finger protein 271 isoform X18: protein MSHLPSSSVRDHMKWVCFDNTKVAGLLGCEAVLSSMALMQASSMAGPPKKMMAPLGHGPPQREGPDRGPQSHMILPSGMSCPPLSVFPLQLIRKDGDFQAPRLLDEKDMRANEDMQMKKKNRKSGTPCKGPGGDENGPASKVQKNFICDHCYGAFRSGYHLKRHILIHTGVKPYACSMCDMRFFQRYHLERHSQTHTGVKPYACSMCDMRFFQRYHLARHSLTHTGVKPYACSMCDMRFFQRYHLARHSLTHTGVKPYACSMCDRRFFQRYHLARHTLKHTGVKPYACSMCDMRFFQRYHLARHSLTHTGVKPYACTMCDMRFIQRYQLERHSLTHTGVKPYACTMCDKRFFQRYHLARHSLTHMGVKPYACTMCDMRFFQRYHLARHSVIHSGVKPYACTMCDKRFFQRYHLARHSLTHMGVKPYACTMCDMRFVHRYHLTRHSLTHSGMRPCTQAISQRFCAIPEGGVKPYACTMCDKRFFQRYHLARHSITHMGVKPYACTMCDKRFFQRYHLARHSRTHMGVKPYACTMCDKRFFQRYHLARHSLTHMGVKPYACTMCEKRFFQRHHLARHSLTHMGVKPYACTMCDKRFFQRQHLARHSLTHMGVKPYACTMCDKRFFQRQHLARHSLTHMGVKPYACTMCDKRFFQRQHLARHSLTHMGVKPYACTMCDMRFFQRYHLARHSVIHSGVKPYACTMCDKRFFQRYHLARHSVTHMGVKPYACTICDMRFAQRYHLTRHSLTHSGVKPYACSMCDMRFIQRNHLERHSLTHTGMRSFTVPTQPREKPFACDMCDMRFIQRYHLERHKRVHSGEKPYQCERCQQNFSRTDRLLRHRRLCQGRGVAKVENQPCCDPRPYSQEPPPAPPTWSPLHPPPGRLAV from the exons ATGTCCCATCTACCCAGCAGCTCAGTCCGCGACCATATGAAATGGGTTTGTTTTGACAACACCAAAGTG GCCGGGCTGCTTGGGTGCGAAGCGGTCCTCTCCAGCATGGCCCTGATGCAGGCCAGCTCCATGGCAGGTCCACCCAAGAAGATGATGGCGCCTCTGGGCCACGGCCCGCCCCAGAGAGAGGGCCCCGACCGCGGGCCCCAGAGCCACATGATTCTCCCCTCGGGGATGAGCTGTCCGCCACTG TCTGTGTTTCCTCTGCAGCTCATCAGGAAGGACGGTGACTTCCAGGCCCCTCGCCTGCTGGACGAGAAGGACATGAGGGCCAACGAGGACATGCAGATGAAAAAGAAGAACCGGAAGTCAGGAACGCCCTGCAAA GGCCCGGGCGGGGACGAGAACGGGCCGGCGTCCAAGGTGCAGAAGAACTTCATCTGCGACCACTGTTACGGCGCCTTCAGGAGCGGCTACCACCTGAAGAGACACATACTGATCCACACAG gggtgaaGCCGTACGCTTGTTCCATGTGTGACATGCGGTTTTTCCAGCGTTACCACCTGGAGAGACACAGCCAAACTCATACGG GGGTGAAGCCCTACGCATGCTCCATGTGTGACATGAGGTTCTTCCAGCGTTACCATCTGGCCAGACACAGCCTCACTCATACTG GGGTGAAGCCATACGCTTGCTCCATGTGTGACATGAGGTTTTTCCAACGCTACCACTTGGCCAGACACAGCCTCACGCACACTG GGGTGAAGCCATATGCTTGCTCCATGTGTGACAGGAGGTTTTTCCAGAGATACCACCTGGCAAGacacaccctcaaacacacgG GGGTGAAGCCGTACGCTTGCTCCATGTGTGACATGAGGTTCTTCCAGCGTTACCATTTGGCAAGACACAGCCTCACGCACACTG GAGTGAAGCCATACGCATGCACCATGTGTGACATGAGATTTATCCAACGCTACCAACTGGAGAGACACAGTCTGACTCATACCG gggtgaaGCCGTACGCTTGCACCATGTGTGACAAGAGGTTTTTTCAGCGCTACCACCTGGCGAGACACAGCCTCACTCATATGG GTGTGAAACCTTACGCTTGCACCATGTGTGACATGAGGTTTTTTCAGCGTTACCACCTGGCGAGACACAGCGTCATTCATTCGG GTGTGAAACCTTACGCATGTACCATGTGCGACAAGAGGTTTTTTCAACGCTACCATCTGGCAAGACACAGCCTCACTCATATGG GTGTGAAACCTTACGCTTGCACCATGTGTGACATGAGGTTTGTTCACCGTTACCACCTGACGAGACACAGCCTCACTCACTCGGGTATGCGTCCGTGTACCCAGGCCATTTCACAACGTTTTTGCGCTATTCCTGAGGGAG gggtgaaGCCGTACGCTTGCACCATGTGTGACAAGAGGTTTTTTCAGCGCTACCACCTGGCGAGACACAGCATCACTCATATGG GTGTGAAACCTTACGCTTGCACCATGTGTGACAAGAGGTTTTTTCAGCGATACCACCTGGCGAGACACAGCCGCACTCATATGG gggtgaaGCCGTACGCTTGCACCATGTGTGACAAGAGGTTTTTTCAGCGCTACCACCTGGCGAGACACAGCCTCACTCATATGG GTGTGAAACCTTACGCTTGCACCATGTGCGAAAAGAGGTTTTTTCAGCGCCACCACCTGGCGAGACACAGCCTCACTCATATGG GTGTGAAACCTTACGCTTGCACCATGTGTGACAAGAGGTTTTTTCAGCGCCAGCACCTGGCGAGACACAGCCTCACTCATATGG GTGTGAAACCTTACGCTTGCACCATGTGTGACAAGAGGTTTTTTCAGCGCCAGCACCTTGCGAGACACAGCCTCACTCATATGG GTGTGAAACCTTACGCTTGCACCATGTGTGACAAGAGGTTTTTTCAGCGCCAGCACCTGGCGAGACACAGCCTCACTCATATGG GTGTGAAACCTTATGCTTGCACCATGTGTGACATGAGGTTTTTTCAGCGCTACCACCTGGCGAGACACAGCGTCATTCATTCGG GTGTGAAACCTTACGCATGTACCATGTGCGACAAGAGGTTTTTCCAACGCTACCATCTGGCAAGACACAGCGTCACTCATATGG GTGTGAAACCTTATGCTTGCACCATATGTGACATGAGGTTTGCTCAGCGTTACCACCTGACGAGACACAGCCTCACTCACTCGG gggtgaaGCCGTATGCTTGTTCCATGTGTGACATGAGGTTTATTCAGCGTAACCACCTGGAGAGACACAGCCTCACTCACACGGGTATGCGTTCGTTTACCGTACCCACACAACCGA GGGAGAAGCCCTTTGCTTGTGACATGTGTGACATGAGGTTTATCCAGCGCTACCACCTGGAGAGACACAAGCGCGTGCACagcggggagaagccctaccagTGTGAACGATGCCAGCAG aacttCTCGCGGACAGACCGGCTGCTGAGGCATCGGCGCCTGTGCCAGGGGCGCGGCGTGGCCAAGGTGGAGAACCAGCCCTGCTGCGACCCCAGGCCCTACTCCCAGGAGCCCCCGCCGGCGCCGCCCACCTGGAGCCCCCTGCACCCCCCGCCGGGGCGGCTGGCCGTCTGA
- the znf740a gene encoding zinc finger protein 271 isoform X25 produces MSHLPSSSVRDHMKWVCFDNTKVAGLLGCEAVLSSMALMQASSMAGPPKKMMAPLGHGPPQREGPDRGPQSHMILPSGMSCPPLSVFPLQLIRKDGDFQAPRLLDEKDMRANEDMQMKKKNRKSGTPCKVREQDGRGGKGPGGDENGPASKVQKNFICDHCYGAFRSGYHLKRHILIHTGEKPYACAVCDMRFIQRYHLERHSLIHSGVKPYACSMCDMRFFQRYHLERHSQTHTGVKPYACSMCDRRFFQRYHLARHTLKHTGVKPYACSMCDMRFFQRYHLARHSLTHTGVKPYACTMCDMRFIQRYQLERHSLTHTGVKPYACTMCDKRFFQRYHLARHSLTHMGVKPYACTMCDMRFFQRYHLARHSVIHSGVKPYACTMCDKRFFQRYHLARHSLTHMGVKPYACTMCDMRFVHRYHLTRHSLTHSGMRPCTQAISQRFCAIPEGGVKPYACTMCDKRFFQRYHLARHSITHMGVKPYACTMCDKRFFQRYHLARHSRTHMGVKPYACTMCDKRFFQRYHLARHSLTHMGVKPYACTMCEKRFFQRHHLARHSLTHMGVKPYACTMCDKRFFQRQHLARHSLTHMGVKPYACTMCDKRFFQRQHLARHSLTHMGVKPYACTMCDKRFFQRQHLARHSLTHMGVKPYACTMCDMRFFQRYHLARHSVIHSGVKPYACTMCDKRFFQRYHLARHSVTHMGVKPYACTICDMRFAQRYHLTRHSLTHSGVKPYACSMCDMRFIQRNHLERHSLTHTGMRSFTVPTQPREKPFACDMCDMRFIQRYHLERHKRVHSGEKPYQCERCQQNFSRTDRLLRHRRLCQGRGVAKVENQPCCDPRPYSQEPPPAPPTWSPLHPPPGRLAV; encoded by the exons ATGTCCCATCTACCCAGCAGCTCAGTCCGCGACCATATGAAATGGGTTTGTTTTGACAACACCAAAGTG GCCGGGCTGCTTGGGTGCGAAGCGGTCCTCTCCAGCATGGCCCTGATGCAGGCCAGCTCCATGGCAGGTCCACCCAAGAAGATGATGGCGCCTCTGGGCCACGGCCCGCCCCAGAGAGAGGGCCCCGACCGCGGGCCCCAGAGCCACATGATTCTCCCCTCGGGGATGAGCTGTCCGCCACTG TCTGTGTTTCCTCTGCAGCTCATCAGGAAGGACGGTGACTTCCAGGCCCCTCGCCTGCTGGACGAGAAGGACATGAGGGCCAACGAGGACATGCAGATGAAAAAGAAGAACCGGAAGTCAGGAACGCCCTGCAAAGTGAGAGAACAAGATGGAAGGGGAGGGAAG GGCCCGGGCGGGGACGAGAACGGGCCGGCGTCCAAGGTGCAGAAGAACTTCATCTGCGACCACTGTTACGGCGCCTTCAGGAGCGGCTACCACCTGAAGAGACACATACTGATCCACACAG GGGAGAAGCCGTATGCTTGTGCCGTATGTGACATGAGGTTTATTCAGCGTTACCACCTGGAGAGACACAGCCTCATTCACTCGG gggtgaaGCCGTACGCTTGTTCCATGTGTGACATGCGGTTTTTCCAGCGTTACCACCTGGAGAGACACAGCCAAACTCATACGG GGGTGAAGCCATATGCTTGCTCCATGTGTGACAGGAGGTTTTTCCAGAGATACCACCTGGCAAGacacaccctcaaacacacgG GGGTGAAGCCGTACGCTTGCTCCATGTGTGACATGAGGTTCTTCCAGCGTTACCATTTGGCAAGACACAGCCTCACGCACACTG GAGTGAAGCCATACGCATGCACCATGTGTGACATGAGATTTATCCAACGCTACCAACTGGAGAGACACAGTCTGACTCATACCG gggtgaaGCCGTACGCTTGCACCATGTGTGACAAGAGGTTTTTTCAGCGCTACCACCTGGCGAGACACAGCCTCACTCATATGG GTGTGAAACCTTACGCTTGCACCATGTGTGACATGAGGTTTTTTCAGCGTTACCACCTGGCGAGACACAGCGTCATTCATTCGG GTGTGAAACCTTACGCATGTACCATGTGCGACAAGAGGTTTTTTCAACGCTACCATCTGGCAAGACACAGCCTCACTCATATGG GTGTGAAACCTTACGCTTGCACCATGTGTGACATGAGGTTTGTTCACCGTTACCACCTGACGAGACACAGCCTCACTCACTCGGGTATGCGTCCGTGTACCCAGGCCATTTCACAACGTTTTTGCGCTATTCCTGAGGGAG gggtgaaGCCGTACGCTTGCACCATGTGTGACAAGAGGTTTTTTCAGCGCTACCACCTGGCGAGACACAGCATCACTCATATGG GTGTGAAACCTTACGCTTGCACCATGTGTGACAAGAGGTTTTTTCAGCGATACCACCTGGCGAGACACAGCCGCACTCATATGG gggtgaaGCCGTACGCTTGCACCATGTGTGACAAGAGGTTTTTTCAGCGCTACCACCTGGCGAGACACAGCCTCACTCATATGG GTGTGAAACCTTACGCTTGCACCATGTGCGAAAAGAGGTTTTTTCAGCGCCACCACCTGGCGAGACACAGCCTCACTCATATGG GTGTGAAACCTTACGCTTGCACCATGTGTGACAAGAGGTTTTTTCAGCGCCAGCACCTGGCGAGACACAGCCTCACTCATATGG GTGTGAAACCTTACGCTTGCACCATGTGTGACAAGAGGTTTTTTCAGCGCCAGCACCTTGCGAGACACAGCCTCACTCATATGG GTGTGAAACCTTACGCTTGCACCATGTGTGACAAGAGGTTTTTTCAGCGCCAGCACCTGGCGAGACACAGCCTCACTCATATGG GTGTGAAACCTTATGCTTGCACCATGTGTGACATGAGGTTTTTTCAGCGCTACCACCTGGCGAGACACAGCGTCATTCATTCGG GTGTGAAACCTTACGCATGTACCATGTGCGACAAGAGGTTTTTCCAACGCTACCATCTGGCAAGACACAGCGTCACTCATATGG GTGTGAAACCTTATGCTTGCACCATATGTGACATGAGGTTTGCTCAGCGTTACCACCTGACGAGACACAGCCTCACTCACTCGG gggtgaaGCCGTATGCTTGTTCCATGTGTGACATGAGGTTTATTCAGCGTAACCACCTGGAGAGACACAGCCTCACTCACACGGGTATGCGTTCGTTTACCGTACCCACACAACCGA GGGAGAAGCCCTTTGCTTGTGACATGTGTGACATGAGGTTTATCCAGCGCTACCACCTGGAGAGACACAAGCGCGTGCACagcggggagaagccctaccagTGTGAACGATGCCAGCAG aacttCTCGCGGACAGACCGGCTGCTGAGGCATCGGCGCCTGTGCCAGGGGCGCGGCGTGGCCAAGGTGGAGAACCAGCCCTGCTGCGACCCCAGGCCCTACTCCCAGGAGCCCCCGCCGGCGCCGCCCACCTGGAGCCCCCTGCACCCCCCGCCGGGGCGGCTGGCCGTCTGA
- the znf740a gene encoding gastrula zinc finger protein XlCGF58.1 isoform X36 — MSHLPSSSVRDHMKWVCFDNTKVAGLLGCEAVLSSMALMQASSMAGPPKKMMAPLGHGPPQREGPDRGPQSHMILPSGMSCPPLSVFPLQLIRKDGDFQAPRLLDEKDMRANEDMQMKKKNRKSGTPCKVREQDGRGGKGPGGDENGPASKVQKNFICDHCYGAFRSGYHLKRHILIHTGEKPYACAVCDMRFIQRYHLERHSLIHSGVKPYACSMCDMRFFQRYHLERHSQTHTGVKPYACSMCDRRFFQRYHLARHTLKHTGVKPYACSMCDMRFFQRYHLARHSLTHTGVKPYACTMCDMRFIQRYQLERHSLTHTGVKPYACTMCDMRFFQRYHLARHSVIHSGVKPYACTMCDKRFFQRYHLARHSLTHMGVKPYACTMCDMRFVHRYHLTRHSLTHSGMRPCTQAISQRFCAIPEGGVKPYACTMCDKRFFQRYHLARHSITHMGVKPYACTMCDKRFFQRYHLARHSRTHMGVKPYACTMCDKRFFQRYHLARHSLTHMGVKPYACTMCEKRFFQRHHLARHSLTHMGVKPYACTMCDKRFFQRQHLARHSLTHMGVKPYACTMCDKRFFQRQHLARHSLTHMGVKPYACTMCDKRFFQRQHLARHSLTHMGVKPYACTMCDMRFFQRYHLARHSVIHSGVKPYACTMCDKRFFQRYHLARHSVTHMGVKPYACTICDMRFAQRYHLTRHSLTHSGVKPYACSMCDMRFIQRNHLERHSLTHTGMRSFTVPTQPREKPFACDMCDMRFIQRYHLERHKRVHSGEKPYQCERCQQNFSRTDRLLRHRRLCQGRGVAKVENQPCCDPRPYSQEPPPAPPTWSPLHPPPGRLAV; from the exons ATGTCCCATCTACCCAGCAGCTCAGTCCGCGACCATATGAAATGGGTTTGTTTTGACAACACCAAAGTG GCCGGGCTGCTTGGGTGCGAAGCGGTCCTCTCCAGCATGGCCCTGATGCAGGCCAGCTCCATGGCAGGTCCACCCAAGAAGATGATGGCGCCTCTGGGCCACGGCCCGCCCCAGAGAGAGGGCCCCGACCGCGGGCCCCAGAGCCACATGATTCTCCCCTCGGGGATGAGCTGTCCGCCACTG TCTGTGTTTCCTCTGCAGCTCATCAGGAAGGACGGTGACTTCCAGGCCCCTCGCCTGCTGGACGAGAAGGACATGAGGGCCAACGAGGACATGCAGATGAAAAAGAAGAACCGGAAGTCAGGAACGCCCTGCAAAGTGAGAGAACAAGATGGAAGGGGAGGGAAG GGCCCGGGCGGGGACGAGAACGGGCCGGCGTCCAAGGTGCAGAAGAACTTCATCTGCGACCACTGTTACGGCGCCTTCAGGAGCGGCTACCACCTGAAGAGACACATACTGATCCACACAG GGGAGAAGCCGTATGCTTGTGCCGTATGTGACATGAGGTTTATTCAGCGTTACCACCTGGAGAGACACAGCCTCATTCACTCGG gggtgaaGCCGTACGCTTGTTCCATGTGTGACATGCGGTTTTTCCAGCGTTACCACCTGGAGAGACACAGCCAAACTCATACGG GGGTGAAGCCATATGCTTGCTCCATGTGTGACAGGAGGTTTTTCCAGAGATACCACCTGGCAAGacacaccctcaaacacacgG GGGTGAAGCCGTACGCTTGCTCCATGTGTGACATGAGGTTCTTCCAGCGTTACCATTTGGCAAGACACAGCCTCACGCACACTG GAGTGAAGCCATACGCATGCACCATGTGTGACATGAGATTTATCCAACGCTACCAACTGGAGAGACACAGTCTGACTCATACCG GTGTGAAACCTTACGCTTGCACCATGTGTGACATGAGGTTTTTTCAGCGTTACCACCTGGCGAGACACAGCGTCATTCATTCGG GTGTGAAACCTTACGCATGTACCATGTGCGACAAGAGGTTTTTTCAACGCTACCATCTGGCAAGACACAGCCTCACTCATATGG GTGTGAAACCTTACGCTTGCACCATGTGTGACATGAGGTTTGTTCACCGTTACCACCTGACGAGACACAGCCTCACTCACTCGGGTATGCGTCCGTGTACCCAGGCCATTTCACAACGTTTTTGCGCTATTCCTGAGGGAG gggtgaaGCCGTACGCTTGCACCATGTGTGACAAGAGGTTTTTTCAGCGCTACCACCTGGCGAGACACAGCATCACTCATATGG GTGTGAAACCTTACGCTTGCACCATGTGTGACAAGAGGTTTTTTCAGCGATACCACCTGGCGAGACACAGCCGCACTCATATGG gggtgaaGCCGTACGCTTGCACCATGTGTGACAAGAGGTTTTTTCAGCGCTACCACCTGGCGAGACACAGCCTCACTCATATGG GTGTGAAACCTTACGCTTGCACCATGTGCGAAAAGAGGTTTTTTCAGCGCCACCACCTGGCGAGACACAGCCTCACTCATATGG GTGTGAAACCTTACGCTTGCACCATGTGTGACAAGAGGTTTTTTCAGCGCCAGCACCTGGCGAGACACAGCCTCACTCATATGG GTGTGAAACCTTACGCTTGCACCATGTGTGACAAGAGGTTTTTTCAGCGCCAGCACCTTGCGAGACACAGCCTCACTCATATGG GTGTGAAACCTTACGCTTGCACCATGTGTGACAAGAGGTTTTTTCAGCGCCAGCACCTGGCGAGACACAGCCTCACTCATATGG GTGTGAAACCTTATGCTTGCACCATGTGTGACATGAGGTTTTTTCAGCGCTACCACCTGGCGAGACACAGCGTCATTCATTCGG GTGTGAAACCTTACGCATGTACCATGTGCGACAAGAGGTTTTTCCAACGCTACCATCTGGCAAGACACAGCGTCACTCATATGG GTGTGAAACCTTATGCTTGCACCATATGTGACATGAGGTTTGCTCAGCGTTACCACCTGACGAGACACAGCCTCACTCACTCGG gggtgaaGCCGTATGCTTGTTCCATGTGTGACATGAGGTTTATTCAGCGTAACCACCTGGAGAGACACAGCCTCACTCACACGGGTATGCGTTCGTTTACCGTACCCACACAACCGA GGGAGAAGCCCTTTGCTTGTGACATGTGTGACATGAGGTTTATCCAGCGCTACCACCTGGAGAGACACAAGCGCGTGCACagcggggagaagccctaccagTGTGAACGATGCCAGCAG aacttCTCGCGGACAGACCGGCTGCTGAGGCATCGGCGCCTGTGCCAGGGGCGCGGCGTGGCCAAGGTGGAGAACCAGCCCTGCTGCGACCCCAGGCCCTACTCCCAGGAGCCCCCGCCGGCGCCGCCCACCTGGAGCCCCCTGCACCCCCCGCCGGGGCGGCTGGCCGTCTGA
- the znf740a gene encoding zinc finger protein 431 isoform X35, which yields MSHLPSSSVRDHMKWVCFDNTKVAGLLGCEAVLSSMALMQASSMAGPPKKMMAPLGHGPPQREGPDRGPQSHMILPSGMSCPPLSVFPLQLIRKDGDFQAPRLLDEKDMRANEDMQMKKKNRKSGTPCKVREQDGRGGKGPGGDENGPASKVQKNFICDHCYGAFRSGYHLKRHILIHTGEKPYACAVCDMRFIQRYHLERHSLIHSGVKPYACSMCDMRFFQRYHLERHSQTHTGVKPYACSMCDMRFFQRYHLARHSLTHTGVKPYACTMCDMRFIQRYQLERHSLTHTGVKPYACTMCDKRFFQRYHLARHSLTHMGVKPYACTMCDMRFFQRYHLARHSVIHSGVKPYACTMCDKRFFQRYHLARHSLTHMGVKPYACTMCDMRFVHRYHLTRHSLTHSGMRPCTQAISQRFCAIPEGGVKPYACTMCDKRFFQRYHLARHSITHMGVKPYACTMCDKRFFQRYHLARHSRTHMGVKPYACTMCDKRFFQRYHLARHSLTHMGVKPYACTMCEKRFFQRHHLARHSLTHMGVKPYACTMCDKRFFQRQHLARHSLTHMGVKPYACTMCDKRFFQRQHLARHSLTHMGVKPYACTMCDKRFFQRQHLARHSLTHMGVKPYACTMCDMRFFQRYHLARHSVIHSGVKPYACTMCDKRFFQRYHLARHSVTHMGVKPYACTICDMRFAQRYHLTRHSLTHSGVKPYACSMCDMRFIQRNHLERHSLTHTGMRSFTVPTQPREKPFACDMCDMRFIQRYHLERHKRVHSGEKPYQCERCQQNFSRTDRLLRHRRLCQGRGVAKVENQPCCDPRPYSQEPPPAPPTWSPLHPPPGRLAV from the exons ATGTCCCATCTACCCAGCAGCTCAGTCCGCGACCATATGAAATGGGTTTGTTTTGACAACACCAAAGTG GCCGGGCTGCTTGGGTGCGAAGCGGTCCTCTCCAGCATGGCCCTGATGCAGGCCAGCTCCATGGCAGGTCCACCCAAGAAGATGATGGCGCCTCTGGGCCACGGCCCGCCCCAGAGAGAGGGCCCCGACCGCGGGCCCCAGAGCCACATGATTCTCCCCTCGGGGATGAGCTGTCCGCCACTG TCTGTGTTTCCTCTGCAGCTCATCAGGAAGGACGGTGACTTCCAGGCCCCTCGCCTGCTGGACGAGAAGGACATGAGGGCCAACGAGGACATGCAGATGAAAAAGAAGAACCGGAAGTCAGGAACGCCCTGCAAAGTGAGAGAACAAGATGGAAGGGGAGGGAAG GGCCCGGGCGGGGACGAGAACGGGCCGGCGTCCAAGGTGCAGAAGAACTTCATCTGCGACCACTGTTACGGCGCCTTCAGGAGCGGCTACCACCTGAAGAGACACATACTGATCCACACAG GGGAGAAGCCGTATGCTTGTGCCGTATGTGACATGAGGTTTATTCAGCGTTACCACCTGGAGAGACACAGCCTCATTCACTCGG gggtgaaGCCGTACGCTTGTTCCATGTGTGACATGCGGTTTTTCCAGCGTTACCACCTGGAGAGACACAGCCAAACTCATACGG GGGTGAAGCCGTACGCTTGCTCCATGTGTGACATGAGGTTCTTCCAGCGTTACCATTTGGCAAGACACAGCCTCACGCACACTG GAGTGAAGCCATACGCATGCACCATGTGTGACATGAGATTTATCCAACGCTACCAACTGGAGAGACACAGTCTGACTCATACCG gggtgaaGCCGTACGCTTGCACCATGTGTGACAAGAGGTTTTTTCAGCGCTACCACCTGGCGAGACACAGCCTCACTCATATGG GTGTGAAACCTTACGCTTGCACCATGTGTGACATGAGGTTTTTTCAGCGTTACCACCTGGCGAGACACAGCGTCATTCATTCGG GTGTGAAACCTTACGCATGTACCATGTGCGACAAGAGGTTTTTTCAACGCTACCATCTGGCAAGACACAGCCTCACTCATATGG GTGTGAAACCTTACGCTTGCACCATGTGTGACATGAGGTTTGTTCACCGTTACCACCTGACGAGACACAGCCTCACTCACTCGGGTATGCGTCCGTGTACCCAGGCCATTTCACAACGTTTTTGCGCTATTCCTGAGGGAG gggtgaaGCCGTACGCTTGCACCATGTGTGACAAGAGGTTTTTTCAGCGCTACCACCTGGCGAGACACAGCATCACTCATATGG GTGTGAAACCTTACGCTTGCACCATGTGTGACAAGAGGTTTTTTCAGCGATACCACCTGGCGAGACACAGCCGCACTCATATGG gggtgaaGCCGTACGCTTGCACCATGTGTGACAAGAGGTTTTTTCAGCGCTACCACCTGGCGAGACACAGCCTCACTCATATGG GTGTGAAACCTTACGCTTGCACCATGTGCGAAAAGAGGTTTTTTCAGCGCCACCACCTGGCGAGACACAGCCTCACTCATATGG GTGTGAAACCTTACGCTTGCACCATGTGTGACAAGAGGTTTTTTCAGCGCCAGCACCTGGCGAGACACAGCCTCACTCATATGG GTGTGAAACCTTACGCTTGCACCATGTGTGACAAGAGGTTTTTTCAGCGCCAGCACCTTGCGAGACACAGCCTCACTCATATGG GTGTGAAACCTTACGCTTGCACCATGTGTGACAAGAGGTTTTTTCAGCGCCAGCACCTGGCGAGACACAGCCTCACTCATATGG GTGTGAAACCTTATGCTTGCACCATGTGTGACATGAGGTTTTTTCAGCGCTACCACCTGGCGAGACACAGCGTCATTCATTCGG GTGTGAAACCTTACGCATGTACCATGTGCGACAAGAGGTTTTTCCAACGCTACCATCTGGCAAGACACAGCGTCACTCATATGG GTGTGAAACCTTATGCTTGCACCATATGTGACATGAGGTTTGCTCAGCGTTACCACCTGACGAGACACAGCCTCACTCACTCGG gggtgaaGCCGTATGCTTGTTCCATGTGTGACATGAGGTTTATTCAGCGTAACCACCTGGAGAGACACAGCCTCACTCACACGGGTATGCGTTCGTTTACCGTACCCACACAACCGA GGGAGAAGCCCTTTGCTTGTGACATGTGTGACATGAGGTTTATCCAGCGCTACCACCTGGAGAGACACAAGCGCGTGCACagcggggagaagccctaccagTGTGAACGATGCCAGCAG aacttCTCGCGGACAGACCGGCTGCTGAGGCATCGGCGCCTGTGCCAGGGGCGCGGCGTGGCCAAGGTGGAGAACCAGCCCTGCTGCGACCCCAGGCCCTACTCCCAGGAGCCCCCGCCGGCGCCGCCCACCTGGAGCCCCCTGCACCCCCCGCCGGGGCGGCTGGCCGTCTGA